A single region of the Leptodactylus fuscus isolate aLepFus1 chromosome 5, aLepFus1.hap2, whole genome shotgun sequence genome encodes:
- the TRIM24 gene encoding transcription intermediary factor 1-alpha isoform X1: MEGAAASTQPPPTPENEAESRPGPEERSGERAALNLLETCGVCRSNIQSRSPRLLPCLHSVCLRCLPAPSRYISLPAAAGPQPGGAPHPGPPANPGATVQVGIIRCPMCSQECAERDIIENYFVRDTTEVPSSTVEKPSQQVCTSCEDNAEARGFCVECVEWLCKNCVQAHQRVKFTKDHTVRQKEEVPPAVGANSLRPVFCPFHKKEQLKLYCETCDKLTCRDCQLQEHKEHRYQFIEEAFQSQKVIIDTLIAKLMEKNKYIKYTGDQIQSRIQEVNQNQKNVEQDIKVAIFTLMVEINKKGKALLHQLEALAKERRMKLLKQQSEVDGFSKQLEHVVYFSKWAVSSGSSTALLYSKRLITYRLRHLLRARWDVTPITNNIQFLCDANSWAQHIFSLGSLVIEEADPAQQTPPVDVHTSQGTPPGHQLSKFPSQINLAQLRLQHMHQQLLAQRQQGQQRRANANVPPQPMVVNNPRVQGPGPHQPPVGAQGQRFVTVQNINPRANGLVMPQQPLRYPAPELHMHGIPRRAAPPNLVRAPYMTQKQWQVTGNQNLSNPAASGNSTPSSPTISSVAGGDGKGLSSPVMELVSSAANSFNLPPLPDIDSTDHLIMDKLFRKDLAMESHHQQRMASHHRTVQSPNSSVPSPLGSMAAVHPPIRTSSASSVGSRESIGSSSKRSGGADSTHKVPIVRLEPIKIKSENNVDSETLDYPVVVVKQGNRRPQQRPHNPNYSGNILTPMMLDRNGNRTSKSDTGARRDTPDSTGDRHVVQEGSLSASSDWMSQNHVTESGGKEDDPNEDWCAVCQNGGELLCCEKCPKVFHLSCHVPTLMNFPSGEWFCTFCRDLSKPEVEYDCDDPALAEKRKLGGVTIMAPMDQRKCERILLYLFCHEMSLPFQDPVPLTVPDYYRIIKKPMDLSHIKRKLQLNGSPHYSQPEEFVSDVRLIFRNCAEFNEPDSEVATAGTRLESYFEELLANIYQDKKFPKLTYEFSVGEEETDDFVTPRKKRFKGDERIFFK; this comes from the exons TTGGAATCATCCGGTGCCCCATGTGCAGCCAGGAATGTGCGGAGAGGGACATCATAGAGAATTACTTTGTACGGGACACCACAGAGGTCCCCAGCAGCACCGTGGAGAAGCCGAGTCAG CAAGTGTGCACGAGTTGCGAGGACAATGCGGAGGCGCGCGGCTTCTGTGTGGAGTGCGTGGAGTGGCTGTGTAAGAACTGCGTGCAGGCGCACCAGAGGGTCAAGTTCACCAAGGACCACACAGTGCGGCAGAAGGAGGAGGTGCCGCCTG CTGTCGGAGCGAATAGCCTGCGTCCCGTCTTCTGTCCGTTCCACAAGAAGGAGCAGCTGAAACTGTACTGTGAAACCTGCGACAAACTGACCTGCAGAGACTGTCAGCTCCAGGAGCACAAGGAGCACAG GTACCAGTTTATCGAGGAGGCTTTTCAGAGCCAGAAGGTGATTATAGACACCCTGATAGCAAAGCTCATGGAGAAGAACAAGTACATTAAATACACTGGAGACCAAATCCAAAGCAG GATCCAAGAAGTTAACCAGAACCAAAAGAACGTGGAGCAAGATATCAAAGTTGCCATCTTTACACTAATGGTGGAGATCAATAAGAAAGGCAAAGCCCTGCTACACCAGCTGGAG GCTCTGGCCAAGGAGCGGAGGATGAAGCTCCTGAAGCAGCAGAGTGAGGTGGACGGCTTCTCCAAGCAGCTGGAGCACGTGGTGTATTTCTCCAAGTGGGCGGTGTCTAGCGGCAGCAGTACTGCGCTCCTGTACAGTAAGCGCCTG ATCACGTATCGGCTGCGGCACCTGCTGCGCGCTCGCTGGGACGTCACCCCCATAACCAACAACATTCAGTTTCTGTGCGACGCCAATTCCTGGGCCCAGCATATCTTCAGTCTAG GTTCTCTGGTCATCGAGGAGGCAGACCCAGCTCAGCAGACGCCTCCTGTGGACGTCCACACTTCTCAGGGGACACCACCCGGCCACCAGCTCTCCAAATTCCCCTCCCAGATCAACCTGGCGCAGCTCCGCCTCCAGCACATGCACCAGCAGCTCCTCGCTCAGCGGCAGCAGGGACAACAGCGAAGGGCGAATGCCAACGTACCCCCACAACCCATGGTGGTGAATAACCCCAGAGTCCAGGGGCCCGGGCCCCATCAGCCACCAGTTGGTGCTCAG GGGCAGCGATTTGTGACTGTCCAGAATATAAATCCGAGAGCCAATGGCCTGGTCATGCCCCAGCAGCCTCTGCGCTACCCTGCACCCGAGCTTCATATGCATGGCATTCCCAGGAGAGCTGCCCCTCCCAACCTAGTGAGGGCGCCCTACATGACGCAGAAGCAG TGGCAGGTCACCGGGAACCAGAACTTGTCCAACCCTGCGGCCAGCGGCAACTCCACCCCGTCCAGCCCAACCATCAGCAGTGTGGCCGGAGGGGATGGGAAGGGCCTGTCCTCCCCCGTTATGGAGTTGGTATCTTCAGCAGCAAATTCCTTCAACCTCCCTCCGCTGCCTGAT ATTGATAGCACCGATCACCTCATCATGGACAAATTGTTCCGTAAAGACCTTGCTATGGAGAGTCACCACCAGCAGCGAATGGCGTCCCACCACCGCACCGTCCAGTCCCCCAACTCGTCTGTCCCGTCTCCACTAG GGTCCATGGCTGCCGTTCATCCTCCGATCCGTACGTCTAGTGCATCCAGTGTGGGCAGTCGTGAAAG TATCGGGTCTTCCAGCAAGCGAAGTGGGGGCGCCGACTCCACACACAAAGTACCGATCGTCAGACTGGAGCCCATCAAAATCAAGTCTGAGAACAACGTGGACAGCGAGACCCTCGATTATCCGGTGGTGGTGGTCAAACAAGGCAACCGGCGCCCACAACAGCGCCCCCACAAT CCCAACTACTCAGGGAACATTCTCACCCCCATGATGCTGGACAGAAACGGCAACCGCACCTCCAAATCTGACACTGGGGCGCGGCGGGACACGCCGGACAGTACCGGTGACCGCCACGTCGTACAGGAGGGGTCACTGTCTGCCTCCAGTGATTGGATGTCTCAGAACCATGTGACTGAGAGCGGCGGAAAAGAAGACGACCCCAACGAAGACTGGTGCGCGGTGTGTCAGAACGGGGGCGAGCTGCTCTGCTGCGAGAAGTGTCCCAAAGTGTTccatctctcctgccatgtgcctACACTGATGAACTTCCCCAG CGGCGAGTGGTTCTGCACCTTCTGCCGGGATCTTTCCAAACCAGAAGTGGAATACGACTGTGACGACCCGGCCCTGGCCGAGAAGAGGAAGCTCGGAGGCGTCACCATCATGGCGCCCATGGACCAGAGA AAGTGTGAGCGCATCCTCCTGTACCTCTTCTGCCACGAGATGAGCCTGCCCTTCCAGGACCCCGTCCCACTTACG GTGCCTGATTATTACAGAATCATAAAGAAGCCGATGGATTTATCGCACATCAAGCGAAAACTCCAGCTGAACGGCTCGCCGCACTACTCGCAGCCCGAGGAATTCGTAAGCGACGTCCGGCTGATATTTAGGAACTGCGCTGAGTTCAATGAG CCCGATTCGGAAGTGGCCACGGCCGGCACCCGCCTGGAGTCCTACTTTGAGGAACTGCTTGCGAACATTTACCAAGACAAGAAATTCCCCAAATTAACTTACGAGTTTAGCGTCGGCGAAGAAGAGACGGACGACTTTGTCACGCCGCGGAAAAAACGCTTCAAAGGGGACGAGCGCATATTTTTCAAATGA